From the Asterias amurensis chromosome 1, ASM3211899v1 genome, the window CATTGCAATTGATCTTGGCAACCATGGCCATTTATCTGGGCAATCATTGCCGTACACCTGGGCAACCATTGCAATCTGGGCAACAATGCCATGCATCTAGGCAACAAAGGGCATACAAGTAGGCAACCATTGTCATGGACAACCAATGCATGTCACCCCGGCATCACTGTAATTCATCTGGCAACCATATGTCAATTATCAGGGCAACCATTGTCATTCATCTGGGCATCAATTGCCATAAATCTTGGCAACCATTGCTAGTCATCTGGGCAACCATTGCCAAACATCTGGGCAACTATCAGGGCAACCATTGCTTGTCATCTGGGcaaccatggtaatttttctgGGTAATCATTTTCATACACCTGGGCAACtatggtaattaatttttgattttacaTACCTATGATGTGTAGATGCTACATGGATGACTGGGTAGATGGTAGGCACTTGCAGGTCTCTGACACCATTACTGTGTGTATTCATCCAAGAATGGCACGCATTTCTAGAAAAGGAGAGAAATGAAATCAAGGCTGAGATTGAATTCATCTGGGCAACTGTAGCCCGTCCTCTATCTAGGCAACAATATCCATACAACTGAGCAACCATTGCAAACCATCGAGGCAACCATTGCCAATCACCTGGGAAACCATTGGCATTAATCTGGGCATCTATTGTCATACAATGGGGCAACCAATGTAGCCAACTGGGCCACCATATTGCCATTCATCTGGGACACCATTGCAATGTGGGCAACAATGCCATTCCTTTGGGCAACCCTTGCCATACAACTAATGCAAATAAACCATTCaaaaatgggattttacatACCTATGTTGTGTAGATGCTACATAGATGACTGGGTAGATGGTAGGCACTTGCAGGTCTCTGACACCATTACTGTGTGTATTCATCCAAGAATGGCACGCATTTCTGATAAAGGGAAAAAGAAATCAaggtagagtgtcatggccgagtggttaagagcatcgaattcaagttctggtgcgttttcaccggagtgtgggttcgaatcccggttgtgacacttgtgtccttgagcaagatactttactataattgcttctcttcacccaggggaataaatgggtacctgcgagggtagaggctgatattgtgaatgaaaagctttcggagcgccacggcagctcggggctgtatactccctaatagGAGCTGATAACGATTACAGGGACCAGGGGACTAaagtaaagcgcattgatacggtttattgtgaaatgcgctatataagaacttgttattataagGTTGAGATTAGTTCAACTGGGCAACTATAGCTTGTCCTCTTAGCAACCATAACCATTATCTAGGTAACAATAGCAATACAACAGCGCAACCATTGACAATAATCTGGGCAACCATTGCCAGTCACCTGAAAAACCATTACCATAAATCTGGGCATCCATTGCCATAAATTTGGGCAACCAATGCTAGCCATCTGGGCAACCATATTGCCATTATCTTGGACACCAACGAATTTGGGCAACAATGCCATGCATCTGGGCAACAAAGGGCATACAGGAAGGCAACCATTGCCATACATCTGGGCAATCACTGTAATTCATCTGGTCAACCATAATTATATCAATCATCAGGGCAACAAATGTCATTCATCTAAGCAACCATTACTAGTCATCTGGGCAACCATATGTAAATCATTTCGGCAACCAATGCCATACATCTAGGCAACAATTGCTATAGTCATCTGGGCAACCCTTGCCAATGATGTGGGCAAAGGAACCAATCCAAAATGGGATTTGACATACCTCATGTTGTGTAGATGCTACATGGATGACTGGGTAGATGGTAGGCACTTGTAGGTCTCTGACATCGTTACTTTGTGTATTCATCCAAGAATGGCACGCATTTCTAGAAAGGGGAGAAATGAAATCAAGATTGAGATTTAATTCATCTTGGCAACTAAAGCTAGTCCCCTTGGCAACCATAACCATCATCTAGGTAACAATAGCCATACAGCAGAGCAACCATTGGCAATGATCTGGGAAAGCATTGCCTTAAATCTGGGCATCCATTGCCAGTCACCTTGGAAATTATTGGCATTAATTTGGGCATCCATTGTCATACAATGGGGCAACCAATGCTAGCCATCTGGGCAACCATATTGCCATTCATCTGGGCAACCAATGCTAGCCATCTGGGCAACCATTACTGCCATTCATCTGGGACACCCTTTCAATCCGGGCAACAATGACATGCAGCTGGGAAACAAAGGGCATACAAGCAGGCAACCATAGTAAATAGTATGGACAACCAATGCATGTTAGCTGGGCAATCACTGTAATTTATCTGGGCAACCAATGTCAATCATCAGGGCAACCTTTGCCATACATCAATGCTACCATTACCAATGATCTATCTGGGCAAATAAACCATTCAAAAATGGGATTTGACATACCTATGTTGTGTAGATGCTACATAGATGACTGGGTAGATGGTAGGCACTTGTAGGTCTCTGACACCATTACTGTGTGTATTCATCCAAGAATGGCACGCATTTCTAGAAAAGGAGAGAAATGAAATCAAGGCTGAGATTTAATTCAGCTGGGCAACTATAGCTCGTCCGCTTGGCAACCAATACCATTATCTAGGCATCAATAGCCATAAAACAGAGAATCAATGCAAACCATCTAGGCAACCATTGCCATACACCTGTGAAACCATTGCCATAAATCTGGGCATCCATTGCCATAAATTGGGGCAACCAATGGTAGCCATCTGGGCAACCATATTGCCATTCATCTGGGACACCCTTTCAATCATGGCAACAATGCCATGTATCTGGGCAACAAAGGGCATACAAGTAGGCAACCATTGTCAATAATATGGACAACCAATGCATGTCACCTCTCACCTGGGCAATCACTGTAATTCATCTGGGCAACCATATGTCAATCATCAGGGCAACCAATCTCATTCATTGGGGCAACCATGGCAATACATCTGGTCACAATTGCTAGTTCATGGCAACCATTGCAATTGATCTTGGCAACCAAGGCCATTTATCTGGTCAATCATTGCCATACACCTGGGCAACCATTGCAATTGATCGGGCAACCATTGCCATATATCAAGGCAACCATTGCCAATGGTCTGGACAAAGGAACCAATCaaaaatgggattttacatACCTATGTTGTGTAGATGCTACAGGGATGACTGGGTAGATAAGGgacgaattcaaaattaaacaagcggTAACTCGGGGGCTTTTTCAGAATCCCCCGAGGTAATACAGGGTATTTACAGCCTTGCATACGAACAATAGAGTCATGAATATCCGTCTGCACATGCTGGGTCAACTTGGTTGTGGTTGGGTGACCACGGATACAAAGAGCAATTTAACAAAAGGCAAGAGTTGTGCTTGGGATTACGTCAGCAAGGGATTATCGGATTAGTGACAGATGCCTGGCTGCTCCAATAAATGTTCTTCTGATCCATTCAGGTACTCAATGGTTCTAAAGAAACCAATGGACCGCAAACTCCACTGGTCTATTGTTGAACAGTATCAATTACGGATTAACCGAGCCTCTGCCAAACCGCGGGGCGGCCGGCGGCGATATCAATGAAGTAAACTTGGCTCTCTGCGGCCCCAAGAGCAATGTTCATTGACCTGTAGATAATGAGCTCATTATGGTCCGACTTCCTTTTGCCTTGTAAAACCCCGGGGGAAAATGAAGATTTACCCCGAGTTaccgattgtttaattttgaattcgccCCTAATAGGCACTTGCAGGTCTCTAGCTGACATCGTTACTTTGTGAATTCATCCAAGGATGGCACGCACTTCTAGAATGGGGAGAAATGAAATCAAGGTTGAGATTTAATTCATCTGGGCAACTATCGCTCGTCCTCTTGGCAACCACCTTTATCTAGGCAACAATATCCATACAACTGAGCAACCATTGCAAACCATCAAGGCAACCATTGCCAATCACCTGGGCAAACCATTGCCATAAATCTGGGCATCCATTGCCATACATAGGGGCAACCAATGCTAGCCATCTGGGCAACCATTATTGCCATTCGTCTGGGACACCATTGCAATCTGGGCAACAATGCCATGCATCTGGGGAACAAAGGGCATACAAGTAGGCAACCATATTCAACAATATGTGCAACCAATGCCATTCCTTTGGGCAACCCTTGCCATACAACTGTACAACCACTGCCATTCAACAGGGCAACCATTTGCCCAACATCTGGGGAGCCTCTGCCATCTATCTGGCAATCATGACCATTCATCTGGGCAATAATTGCCAGTCATTTGTGCACGTTTGCCCTAGAACTGGGACACCATCGCCAATCATCTGAGCAATTACTGCCAGTCAAAAGGGCAACTATTGTCTGCTGGGCAACCATTGACCCATTAACAGGGCAATCATTGCAAGTCATCTGTGCAACCATTGTCAGTCATGGTCAACAATAATTGCCTTTCATCTGGGCATTAACTGCCAGTCATCTGTACGATCGCCACAAACATCTGGGCAACCATTGCCATCGATTTGGGCAACCATTTGCCAGTCATCTGGGCAACCGTTGTACATCTGGGCAAACATTACAAAACAACTGAGCACCGATTGACAATGATCTGGGCAACCAATGCTCTACTTCTGACCAAAAACTGCCATCTGAGCAACATTGCCATACATCTGGGCGACCGTCCATACATCCTGGCAGCAATTGCCGACATCTGGGCAACCATTGCTAGTTATCAGGGCAACCATTGCAATTGATCAGTGCAACCATTACAATTGATCAAGCAACCATTGCCAAACATCGAGGCAACCATTGGAATGGGCAAATGAACCATCaaaaatgggattttacatACCTATGTTGTGTAGATGCTACAGGGATGACTGGGTAGATGGTAGATGTGTATGTAGATGGTCAATGGAGGATTGGGTAAGCACTTGCAGGTCTCTGTCACAAACACTTTGGATGGGTACTCATCCGAGAATTACAGGCATTTCTAGAAAgggcataaataaaaatgtcaaaatgatGTAAACCATGCTTGATATTTAATTCATCTGGGCAACTAGCCAGTCCTCTTGGCAAAACATTGCCATCATCATGGTAACCATTGCCATACAACTGAGCAAAAATTTACAAGGATCTTGTCAACAGTTGCCATACATTAAGCAACCATTGACAATAAACATGGCAACCACTGCCAACTATTGCCAGCCATCTAGGCAACgataaacaaaaaaaccaatGCCTGTCATTTGGGCAACCAGCCATAGTTTTATTAGGGCAACTATTGCCAGTTATCCGGGTAACCTTTTGCCATGCGATGGAACAAGCAATGCAAGTCATCTGGGCTAACATTTCATCATTCACTGAGCAAGCGTCTGGGCAACCAAAGGCATACATTATGGGCAACCATTGCCAAACATGAGGGCCACTATTGCCCAACATCAAGGCATTAAGTCCTCTTTGCAACCTTTGTCAATCATCAAAGCAACCAAGTGATCTGggtaactaaaaaaaattgaccatCTTGGAAGTTTACATACCTGTGTTGTGTAGATGGTCGATGGATGACTGGGTAGACTGGGTAGGCACTTGCAGGTCTCTGACACAAACACTTTGGATGGGTACTCATCGAACAAAATGGCACGCATTTCTAGAAAGGGcacaaatgaaaatgtcaaaatgatGTCAAACAAGCGTGATATTTAATTCATCTGGCAACTAGTTAGTCAGTCCTCTTGGCAACCATTGCCATACAACTGAGCAACCATTGACAAGGATCTGGGCAACCATTGCCATACATCTGGGCAACCAATTACAGTCATTTGGACAACGATGGTAATACATCAGAGCAACCACTGTCAGTCATCTGGGCAGCCATTCACACAACTATTTAACAATTgacattgttatacctcggtaataaactgtgaagtttgattggtcgagaaccaatcatgtgatgcgcctcaaaaacgcatgttacatggctggacgggccgggtaacattaAAAGTGATgcacaccggtgtacatcaccttgatcgttcctggcgttggttgatttccagcgctgtgtacgaaacaaccgggGGTttaagggaattgtttctccttcgtctgcttattaaacaataaatagtccgtcgtaataatgtttgaagatgacaacagaactttgagaagaggaataacaattatacaaaggtataacaaaacaattgttgcacgctgtgacggggtccatgggttttgtaaaccctcgagggaaaatggcaccctcggcttcgcctcaggtgccatttcccctcaggtgccatttcccctcaggtgccatttcccctcggGTGTACATACGCCAttgaccccgtcacagcgtgcaacaattgtataatgttatGGACAACCATTGCAGTTACATCTGGTAAACCAATGCCAGTCATTTGGGCAACCATTGCCATACACAGGGCAACAATTGCTAGTTAACCTTTGCAATGCGATGGAACAAGCAATGCCAGTCAtctgggcaaacattttgtcaTTCACGAGGCAAGCATCTGGGCAACTAAAAGGCACACATCATTTCCCAACATCTAGGCATTAACGGCCAGTCCTCTGGGCATCCTTTGGCATTCATCAAAGCAACCAAGTGAGCTAGACAActaaaaagttttgaaaagtaaccaaaattaattttacatACCTATGTTGTGTAGATGGTCAATGGAGGATTGGTAGATGGTAGACACTTGCAGGTCTCTGACACAACACTTTGGATGGGTACTCATCCGAGAATTACACGCATTTCTAGAAAGGgcacaaataaaaatgtcaaaatgatgtaaaacaTGCTTGATATTTAATTCATCTAGGCAACTAGCCAGTCCTCTTGGCAAAACATTGCCATCATTATGGCAACCAGTGCCGTACAACTGAGCAACCATTGACAATAATCTTGGCAACTATTGCCACACATCAGGGCAACTATTGCTAGTCATCTAGGCAAccacacctttaaaaaaaccatATTAACCAATGCCAGTCATTTGGAATCCAGCCATACTTTTATTGGGCAACTATTGCCAGTCATCTGAGCAACCGTTATGAAACTGATTGACGATTGACAAAGTTATGGGCCCACTTTACCAATGATACGGGCAACAGTGGCCAATGACATGTGCAACCATTGCCAATGATATGGGAACCCAAAGCCTTACATATGTACAACCAATGTCATACATCTGGGCATTTTTTGCCATTCATCTgtgttttcagaagtttttttaattggtcAGTGGAGTTAGCGGCTTTGATGAAAGAAGCGATGTTGTTCCAATCTGTGGCATCTGGGCAACCTTTGTCATTCATCAAAGCACATACCTATGTTGTGTAGATGGTCGATGGATGACTGGGTAGACATGGGTAGGCACTTGCAGGTCTACTACACAAACACTTTGGATGAGTCTCATCAGAGAATTACACGCATTTCTAGAAAGGGCATAAATGAAAATGTCAATATTATGTAAAATATGCTTGATATTTAATTCACCTGGGCAACTAGTTAGCCAGTTCTCTTGGCAACCAGTAACATCAGCTAAGCAAGCATTGACAAGGATCTTGGTACCCCACTGCCATACATCAGAGCAACTATTGCCAGTCATCTTCGCAACCATACAAATGAAAATACTAACCAATGCCAGTCACTTGGGCAACCATTGCCATACTTCTAATTGGGCAACCACTGCCAGTCATCTGAGCAACCATTATTAAACTCATTAACCATTAACCATTAACCATATGGGCAACCATTGCCAATGATAAGGGCAATCACTGGCAATGATATGGACAAACATTGCCAATAATATGGGCAACCAATGTCAGTCATTTGAGCAACAATTGCCATACATATATGGACAACATTGTCATCTGGACAACCATTGTCATCTGGGCAACCATTGTCATCTGGGCCACCATTGTCATCTGGGCCACCATTGTCCTTAATCTGGGCATTACCTTCCAGTCATCTGGGAACCCAAAGCCTAACATACGGACAACCATTGTCTTTTATCTGGGCTACCGTTGCCATTCATGTGGTCAATCTTTTAACCCTTCAAAAAAGTGATGCAACAGCGGAAGGGATTTTACATACCTATAATGTTGTGTAGATTGCTGATGGATGACATGGGTATAAAGATGGTAGGCACTTGCAGGTCTCTAACACCAACACTTTGGATGGGTTCTCAACGAAGAATGGCACGCATTTCTAGAAAgagcacaaaggaaaatgtCGAAACCATGTAAAACAGGGTTAAGATTTAATTCATCTGGGAAACTACCCAGTCCCCTTTGCAACCATTGCCATCGTAAAGGCAACCATTGCCATACAACTGAGCAACCATTGACAAAGATCTGGGCAACCATTGCCATACATCTGGGCAACCAATGACAGTCATTTCAGCAATGATTGTCATACATTAAAGCAATTTTCATCTGGGCATGCCATTGCC encodes:
- the LOC139943163 gene encoding uncharacterized protein, which encodes MRLIQSVCVVDLQVPTHVYPVIHRPSTQHRNACNSRMSTHPKCCVRDLQVSTIYQSSIDHLHNIEMRAILFDEYPSKVFVSETCKCLPSLPSHPSTIYTTQKCL